In the Desulfonauticus submarinus genome, GGCATTTTTAAATCTATAACTGCAGCATAGAAAGTTTCTTTTTTAACTAATTCTAAGGCTTCCTCTCCTGAGGTAGCAGTAACAGCCTCAAAGCCTCGTAAATTAATTCTTTCTGCAATTGAGTTTAAAAACTCTATTTCATCATCAACTAATAAAATCTTAATCTTCTTTTTTGGAGACATATTTCACCTCTTTTTAAATAGTTTAATGTCCTCCAGACCCTAAAATACCTGAAGCAGCTAAAGTTAAAACCAGTACCTCTAAAAAAGCAATGGTTGCATATACTTTATCTTTCACTTTTAAATATCCAACAATAAGTACGAGATAACAAACTATCGTCAAAAGAGCTAACATTGCTATTCCTAAAAAATTAATAAAGTCTCCTCTATGGAGTAAAAACAACCATCCCCACCCATGAGGAGAATTAGTGATATGCATATATTCTTGAACACCTTTATCCCAATTTTGCACAACTAAGTTTACATCTACATGTGGAGGTAAAATATGAAATACATATAAAATATAAGTTAAAGTCATTAAAGCAATACCTCCCCATGCTCCCCAAAACAAAATATTAGAATAAGTAATTTGCTGGGGTAATGGCTTTGTTAAATCTATATTATCTTTATTCATAATACTCCCCCTTTATTTTATCCGATTATATTCCATCCCATGCCTTTATCTATAGCCTTAAAACCTGCAAAGAAAAGAACCCCTATAACTATATATCTAATAACTTTTGGTTTGGTTATAGCTAGAACTTTAACTCCAATAAAAGAACCTAACATCAAACCTATAATTGAAGGAATAGCCATAAGAGGAATAACACATCCTTTATTTAAATAAATCCAAGCTGCAGAGGTATCTGTAATTGAAAGTAAAAATTTACTTGTTGCCACAGATATCTTAAGAGGAACTCCCATCACCAAATTTAACACAGGCACATTAGCCCAACCAGCACCTAACCCAAACATCCCAGCCAACACTCCAATAACAATAAATAATAACAAACCTGTTAAAGTACGATGGGTTTTCCACTCCACGATCTCTCCAGTACCTTCTTCTACATAAGCACCTTGTAACCCCAAAGCTAAACCAATAGCATCTTGCTTTGTAACCACAGGGCGTTCTGTATTTTTAGAACAAAGAAGAAGGATAGCTATTCCCATAATAGTAATACCAAGAGCTGTCTGAACATAACCAGGATTTAAGCCAGAAAGATACAGTCCTAAAAATGCACCTGCAATTGAACAGGCAGATGCAATCAAAGCAATAGGCAAAGTCAAACGCAAACTCGCTAAGTTACGCCTTAGAAGACCAGGACCTGCAGCTAAGGCACCTGCCAATGCAACCATCAGCCCTGCACCCCTTACAAAATCAATATGAAAAGGGAAAAATCCACTTACTAAAGGAACATACAATACTCCTCCTCCTACACCAGCAAGAACAGCAATAACTCCCAAACCTAAACAAAAGAAAAATAAAATAAGAGGCCAAAACCACCAAGGCTTAACACCAGTAGAAACACCCTCTGCAGCGAAAGCAATCCAAGGACTAGCCAAAATAATAAAAAAAGCTGTCATCAGTCTTTGCCACATTTTTTTAACCATACCCTCTCTCCTAATGTTAAATTGTGCAACACCTGTTTTGGTTTATTGCCTTGTGAATTTTGTGTCAACCATTTTTTCTAAACAACACCCTATGTTCAATAAATTTATTTTTTATAATTTCTGCGTTTCATTTTTAAACTTAAAGCAAAAAACTGTTTAAAAAATAAACTTTCTAAGAATTATTTTTTCTGCTTGCCTTAAAGATAAAAAATGTTTTAAAGTAGAATATAAAATACTCTTTCACAAAACTGGATTGACTTTGTTAACTTTAGGGATAATTTTATGATTATATCCACAATTCTTATTGTAGACGATGAAAAAGATTATTTAAGTGCCTTGGCAGAGAGATTAGAGCTAAGAGGATATTTATGTCTAAAATCCATAAATGGTGAACAAGCTATCAAAATAATCAAAGAGAAAAAACCTGATCTTGTCTTATTAGATTTAAAAATGCCAGGAATAAGTGGGATAGAAGTTTTAAAATGGATTTATGAAAATCATCCTAATTTACCCGTTTTTATTATAACAGGTCATGGATCTACAAAAGAAAAAGAATTGTGTTTAGAACTAGGGGCCAAGGAATATTTAAACAAACCTGTCGACTTTCAAAAATTACTGCAAAAAATAAGAGAATTAGAATGATAAAGTCTATTAAAAATATAAATTTTTTTAAACCACCTTTTTGGGAAGACCGAGACCCTAATCTAGAACAAAAAGAATCTCTTTTTGATTATCGCAAATTATGGATAGGTGTAATTGCTATTATTTCTTTAGTTGCAAGTGTTCCCTTATTTGTGCTTACTTTTCTAAATTTAAGTATTTATGAGAAAGCAATTCAAGCAGAAGTAGAATATCCTTTAATACGTTTAATCTCAAATACTAAAAATAGCATTAGTTTCTTTTTAGAGGAAAGAAAATGTGCTCTTAAGTTCATTGTAGAAAACAATTCCTTTGCAAAACTTTCTAAACAAGATGAACTTGGGAAAATATATACAGATTTCCAAAAAGCGTTTGGAGGGATTGTAGATCTTGGTATAATAAATTCCAAAGGTACCCAAACCGTATATGTCGGACCATATAACTTAAAAGGCAAAAACTATGAAAATCAAGAATGGTATAAGGAAGTTATTTTAAAAGAATATTACGTTAGTGATATTTTCTTAGGCTATAGAAACATGCCTCATTTTATTATTGCTATAAAAAAAATGCTTCCAAATGGAGATTTTTTCATTCTTAGGTCAACAATAGATACCAATAAGTTTAATCAAATAATATCTGGTTTAGAAACAGATTCTACTAGTGACGCTTTTATTTTAAATGAAAAGAACATCCTACAGACAGACTCTAAATTTTTTGGGAAAGTCTTATCTTCATTTCCAATTGAGTTACCCAAGTGTAAAGCGGTAAAGAGAATATGTGAAATAACAGATCACAATGGCTTAAAGTGGTTACTCGGTTATACTCGTATTCCGAATTCACCTTTTATTTTTGCCTTAGTAAAAAAACCTCTTGTATTGAGAAGCGGATTAAATTCCTTAAAAAAGGAAACTTTTTACGTCTTGGGTTTTAGTTTAATAATAGTGTTAGGAGTAGTAATATTTATTTCTACATCTCTAGTAACTAAAATTTATTATGCAGATATGAGAAGGCTAGCTCTCCTTCACAAGGCCGAACATTCTAACAAACTAGCATCTATAGGTAGGCTTGCAGCAGGAGTTGCCCATGAAATCAACAACCCTCTAGCTATTATAAATGAAAAAGCAGGTCTTATGAAAGACCTTTTTATTTACTCTAAAAAATATCAACATGACAAAAAATTATTAGACTTAGTTGAATCCATATTAAAACAAGTAGAACGATGTAGAGAAATAACCCATAGACTACTTGGCTTTGCTCGTCACGTAGATGTAAAGATGGAAGAGGTAGATTTAGAATCTCTGATTAAAGAAGTCTTGAGTTTCTTACATAAAGAAGCTGAATACAGAGGCATAGATGTTAAAATTATCAAAAAACATACAATTCCTCTTATAAAAAGCGATAGAGGTAAGCTACAACAAATTTTTTTAAACATAATTAACAATGCTTTTGCTGCTGTTTCTAAAGGTGGACATATTATTATCGCTCTAGAATCTCCAAAACAAAATATTGTGAGAATAAGTATCACAGATGACGGTATAGGCATTCCAAAGGAAAATCTAAAAAAAATCTTTGAGCCATTTTTTTCTACTAAACAAGATAAAGGCGGAACAGGGCTTGGACTATCTATTACTTATGGATTAGTAAAAAAATTAAAAGGAGATATATCTGTTAAAAGCGAAGTTGGTAAAGGTACAACTTTTACTATTAGTTTGCCAGTAAATCCTTAAAAGTGGGAGGTTAAAATTGAAAATACTATTAGTAGACGATGAGGAAGAATTAGTTGCAACTCTTGCTGAACGCCTTTCTTTTCGAGGTATTGAGGCAGACTTTGCCACCACAGGAGAAGAAGCACTCAGCCTTGCTGAAAAACATACTTATGACCTAGCTATCTTAGATATGAAAATGCCTAAATTAAGTGGACTTGAGTTAATGGATAAACTCAAACAAATCCAACCAAATCTAAAATTTGGATTCTTAACTGGACATGGTTCAGAACAAGATTTTCACGCTACCTGTGACAAAGGAAGTTGCTTTTATCTAGTAAAACCTGTTGATTTTGAAGATTTTTTACACAAATTAAACGAAATAGGAGCTACAACTCATGAATAATCTTACACATCCTTTATGGTTTAATATTAAACTCTCAGGCCAAATAACAGCTAGCATTTCCCATGAAATAAAAAATTGTCTGGCTATTATCCAAGAACAAAGTGGTCTCTTAGAAGACCTCTTATTTTTACAAAAAGAAGGTAAACCCCTATCTATTGAAAAAATTGAAGAAATTATAAACTCAATTAGCAGACAAGCCAGGCGAGCAAACCTTATTGTCCAAAATCTTAATATGTTAGCTCATATGCCAGACCAAGAACAGTCTTCTATTAACCTTAACAAGTTATTAAACTTGGTTATAAGTACTTATAATAGAATCTCTAAAATGAAGAATGTGGACTTACAACTAAAAACTCAATCTGATAAGACCATTATTACTCAACCTCTTATCCTATTTAATCTAATTGTTTCTATTTTAAATGACATTATAGCTAAAGACCCTCCTAAAACTATTTATATCTCAACCAATGAACACAAAATAAACATAAGTCCGTGTTATTATATTAGTAATAATACTAAAGAAATTTTAAAATTTTTAAAGTTGGACTATACATTGGATAAAGAAAAACAAACTATCTTTATAACTCTAACCTAAGGAGTGAAATATGGAAAATACAAAGGTATTAATTGTAGATGACGAACAAGAATTTTGCAATTCTCTAGCAGAACGAATGAAGACAAGAGGTTTGGAAGTAGCAACTGCTTCTTCAGGTGCAGAGGCAATACAAAAACTAAAAAAAGATAATTTTGATACTATAATATTAGATCTAGTTATGCCTGGTATGGATGGTATAGAAACCTTAAAAAAAATAAAGCAAGAAATGCCAGAAGTTCAAATAATCCTTTTAACAGGTCAGGCCAGTGTACAAAAAAGTGTTGAGGCAATGAAACTGGGGGCCTTTGACTTTGTAGAAAAGCCAGCTGAAATTAAAGAACTTTTAAAAAAAATCCAAGAGGCTAAAAACCAAAAGATGATTTTGATTCAAAAAAAACACGAAGAAAAAATAAAACACATATTAGAAGAAAAAGGTTGGTAAAAAACAAATAATAATATTAACTCTTTTAGGTAAGGGTTTTTTCCCTTACCTAAAATAAATTTTTTCTTATCCTCTCATATATTTTTCCTTTTATTCCCATATTCGCAAAAATATGAACAATTAATCTCCCAGACAAAAACTGTTGCCAAAAAGATAAACTTGGATTAGGTTGATTCTATTTACAAAATACGAATTAACTAATTAAACTTTTTAATAAAAGTGAGGCTAAGCCTATGACTCCAATATGTAAATCATTGGGAACAAAGATAAGTCTTATTGTGGGAAGTATTCTTATTATAGTATTTGCAGTTCTATTTATTACCAATAATATAAGGCAAAAAGATGCTTTTTTTAAAGTATTTAAAGTTTCAGGAGCGAGAACTTCAGAACTTCTTTTATCCTCTATAGAAGAACCCATGGTTACTGGAGATGATGAAGGCACCGCTAATCAATTTAAAAAATTAGCTAAAAAACATAAAGATATTAATGTTTACTTAACTGACTTTAAAGGAATTATAAGTTACTCCACCCAAAAACAACACCTAAATAAAGACTTTTTTTCTTTAACTGAGGACAAAAAATTAACTAAAATTGTTAAAAAAAGTCTAAAAGAAGGCGGAACATATGATCTTATAATAAATACAGATAGTAATCCTTATTTTACTAGTATTACAGCTATCCCAAATGCTCCAGACTGTCATCACTGTCATGGAGCTAGTAAGCCTATCTTAGGCACTCTGATTGTAGAACAAAGCATTGCTAAAGAAATGGCAACCCTTAGAAACAATCAATTAATTTCAGGGCTTATAATGCTGGGCGGATTTATTCTTTTAGTAATTTTTATTAATTTCTTTATCTGTAAAGTAATTGTATCTAAAATAATTGAGTCTTCTGAAGTCGCCAAAAAAGTAAGCGATGGAGATTTAACAGCTACAATTACAACTCATCATGAAGATGAACTTGGTCTTTTATCCAAATCTATCAATACTATGACTCAAAATATGCGTAACCTAATAGGAGAAGTAGTTAAAGGAATAAATATT is a window encoding:
- a CDS encoding response regulator yields the protein MENTKVLIVDDEQEFCNSLAERMKTRGLEVATASSGAEAIQKLKKDNFDTIILDLVMPGMDGIETLKKIKQEMPEVQIILLTGQASVQKSVEAMKLGAFDFVEKPAEIKELLKKIQEAKNQKMILIQKKHEEKIKHILEEKGW
- a CDS encoding sensor histidine kinase, coding for MIKSIKNINFFKPPFWEDRDPNLEQKESLFDYRKLWIGVIAIISLVASVPLFVLTFLNLSIYEKAIQAEVEYPLIRLISNTKNSISFFLEERKCALKFIVENNSFAKLSKQDELGKIYTDFQKAFGGIVDLGIINSKGTQTVYVGPYNLKGKNYENQEWYKEVILKEYYVSDIFLGYRNMPHFIIAIKKMLPNGDFFILRSTIDTNKFNQIISGLETDSTSDAFILNEKNILQTDSKFFGKVLSSFPIELPKCKAVKRICEITDHNGLKWLLGYTRIPNSPFIFALVKKPLVLRSGLNSLKKETFYVLGFSLIIVLGVVIFISTSLVTKIYYADMRRLALLHKAEHSNKLASIGRLAAGVAHEINNPLAIINEKAGLMKDLFIYSKKYQHDKKLLDLVESILKQVERCREITHRLLGFARHVDVKMEEVDLESLIKEVLSFLHKEAEYRGIDVKIIKKHTIPLIKSDRGKLQQIFLNIINNAFAAVSKGGHIIIALESPKQNIVRISITDDGIGIPKENLKKIFEPFFSTKQDKGGTGLGLSITYGLVKKLKGDISVKSEVGKGTTFTISLPVNP
- a CDS encoding response regulator encodes the protein MIISTILIVDDEKDYLSALAERLELRGYLCLKSINGEQAIKIIKEKKPDLVLLDLKMPGISGIEVLKWIYENHPNLPVFIITGHGSTKEKELCLELGAKEYLNKPVDFQKLLQKIRELE
- a CDS encoding DUF1634 domain-containing protein codes for the protein MNKDNIDLTKPLPQQITYSNILFWGAWGGIALMTLTYILYVFHILPPHVDVNLVVQNWDKGVQEYMHITNSPHGWGWLFLLHRGDFINFLGIAMLALLTIVCYLVLIVGYLKVKDKVYATIAFLEVLVLTLAASGILGSGGH
- a CDS encoding sulfite exporter TauE/SafE family protein, whose amino-acid sequence is MVKKMWQRLMTAFFIILASPWIAFAAEGVSTGVKPWWFWPLILFFFCLGLGVIAVLAGVGGGVLYVPLVSGFFPFHIDFVRGAGLMVALAGALAAGPGLLRRNLASLRLTLPIALIASACSIAGAFLGLYLSGLNPGYVQTALGITIMGIAILLLCSKNTERPVVTKQDAIGLALGLQGAYVEEGTGEIVEWKTHRTLTGLLLFIVIGVLAGMFGLGAGWANVPVLNLVMGVPLKISVATSKFLLSITDTSAAWIYLNKGCVIPLMAIPSIIGLMLGSFIGVKVLAITKPKVIRYIVIGVLFFAGFKAIDKGMGWNIIG
- a CDS encoding histidine kinase dimerization/phospho-acceptor domain-containing protein — protein: MNNLTHPLWFNIKLSGQITASISHEIKNCLAIIQEQSGLLEDLLFLQKEGKPLSIEKIEEIINSISRQARRANLIVQNLNMLAHMPDQEQSSINLNKLLNLVISTYNRISKMKNVDLQLKTQSDKTIITQPLILFNLIVSILNDIIAKDPPKTIYISTNEHKINISPCYYISNNTKEILKFLKLDYTLDKEKQTIFITLT
- a CDS encoding response regulator, whose protein sequence is MKILLVDDEEELVATLAERLSFRGIEADFATTGEEALSLAEKHTYDLAILDMKMPKLSGLELMDKLKQIQPNLKFGFLTGHGSEQDFHATCDKGSCFYLVKPVDFEDFLHKLNEIGATTHE